A genomic region of Candidatus Eisenbacteria bacterium contains the following coding sequences:
- a CDS encoding aspartate aminotransferase family protein: protein MAESTKSRAVHLQTEIPGPKSRQLFEQEQKFIAPGTQGFALMSRLVMDHGKGATLTDVDGNRFIDFIAGINVASLGHSHPKWVEMMTEQIRKVSVGSFTSPNRVAVTELIASVTPGDLNRVQFYSGGSEAVESAIRLAKAYTGKYEVVAFWGGFHGKTGGVLGAMGSTFKHGLGPLMPGLYLTPYPDCYRCPFKMKHPECNLHCLDFARDMIKLETTGQVAAILVEPIQGTAGNIVPPPGALKRIQEIAKEFGALLIADEMITGFGRSGEWFGSNHDGVVPDIMTCGKGIAAGFPLSVVITSDRVGDTPPWNQPSGSSSSYGGNPMAATAARASVEVIRDEKLVENSRKVGAAMLARFKEFERKFSFVDGIDGKGMLIRVEFVKDKATKERLDKKQCAAIFHRALKRGLLTMAYTSSFRVNPPLVLDEATAMEGMDILEEVFAETEKELRG, encoded by the coding sequence ATGGCAGAATCGACTAAGTCCCGAGCCGTCCACCTCCAGACCGAGATTCCCGGACCGAAATCCCGCCAGCTGTTCGAGCAGGAACAGAAGTTCATCGCCCCCGGCACGCAGGGCTTCGCCCTCATGTCGCGCCTGGTGATGGACCACGGGAAGGGCGCCACGCTCACCGACGTGGACGGCAACCGCTTCATTGACTTCATCGCCGGCATCAACGTGGCCTCGCTGGGCCACTCGCACCCGAAGTGGGTGGAGATGATGACCGAGCAGATCCGCAAGGTCTCGGTGGGCAGCTTCACCTCCCCCAACCGCGTGGCGGTGACCGAGCTGATCGCCTCCGTGACCCCCGGCGACCTCAACCGCGTGCAGTTCTACAGCGGCGGGTCCGAGGCGGTGGAGTCGGCCATCCGGCTGGCCAAGGCGTACACCGGGAAGTACGAAGTGGTGGCCTTCTGGGGCGGCTTCCACGGCAAGACCGGCGGCGTGCTGGGGGCCATGGGCTCCACCTTCAAGCACGGGCTCGGGCCGCTCATGCCGGGCCTGTACCTCACGCCGTATCCCGACTGCTACCGCTGCCCGTTCAAGATGAAGCACCCGGAGTGCAATCTCCACTGCCTGGACTTCGCGCGTGACATGATCAAGCTCGAGACCACGGGCCAGGTGGCCGCGATCCTGGTCGAGCCCATCCAGGGCACCGCGGGCAACATCGTGCCGCCGCCGGGCGCGCTGAAGCGGATCCAGGAGATCGCGAAGGAGTTCGGCGCGCTGCTGATCGCCGACGAGATGATCACCGGCTTCGGGCGCAGCGGCGAGTGGTTCGGCTCCAACCACGACGGGGTGGTCCCGGACATCATGACCTGCGGCAAGGGCATCGCCGCGGGCTTCCCGCTCTCGGTGGTGATCACCAGCGACCGCGTCGGCGACACTCCGCCGTGGAACCAGCCCTCGGGCTCGTCGTCGTCCTACGGCGGCAATCCCATGGCCGCCACCGCGGCGCGCGCCTCGGTGGAAGTGATCCGCGACGAGAAGCTGGTGGAGAACTCGCGCAAGGTGGGCGCGGCCATGCTGGCGCGATTCAAGGAGTTCGAGCGAAAGTTCTCCTTCGTGGACGGCATCGACGGCAAGGGCATGCTGATCCGCGTCGAGTTCGTGAAGGACAAGGCGACGAAGGAGCGGCTGGACAAGAAGCAGTGCGCGGCCATCTTCCACCGCGCCCTGAAGCGGGGCCTGCTCACCATGGCCTACACCAGCAGCTTCCGGGTGAACCCGCCGCTGGTGCTGGACGAGGCCACCGCGATGGAGGGCATGGACATCCTCGAAGAGGTGTTCGCCGAGACGGAGAAGGAGTTGCGCGGGTAG
- a CDS encoding NTP transferase domain-containing protein, with the protein MKAGILAAGEGSRLQQEGRRVLKPLLEIGGKSLIQRTIENLHAAGAEEIHVIVNEDSVEVRDRVLAQPLPVPVRFVIRSTLSSMHSLLVLRPFFEGREALVSMVDSVLPPGELPALVARARARRRSDGTLALTSFVDDEKPLCVRMTSDRITTLGTSLPGARWVTAGIYYFTPRVWPELDRAQELGVSRMRNFLGHLVDAGFRLHGHRLPKTVDVDRPGDVRAAEEYLALWERKE; encoded by the coding sequence GTGAAGGCGGGGATCCTGGCCGCCGGGGAGGGCTCGCGGCTGCAGCAGGAGGGCCGCCGGGTCCTCAAACCGCTCCTGGAGATCGGCGGCAAGTCGTTGATTCAAAGGACGATAGAGAATCTGCATGCCGCCGGGGCGGAGGAGATCCACGTCATCGTCAACGAGGACTCGGTGGAGGTCCGGGACCGGGTCCTGGCCCAGCCCCTACCCGTTCCGGTGCGCTTTGTGATACGGTCCACCCTTAGTTCGATGCACAGCCTGCTGGTCCTTCGCCCGTTCTTCGAAGGCCGGGAAGCGCTGGTGTCCATGGTGGATTCGGTCCTGCCGCCCGGGGAGTTGCCGGCCCTGGTGGCGCGGGCCCGGGCCCGCCGCCGCTCGGACGGCACCCTGGCGCTGACCTCTTTCGTGGACGACGAGAAGCCGCTGTGCGTCCGGATGACTTCGGACCGGATCACCACCCTGGGCACCTCCCTTCCGGGGGCCCGCTGGGTGACGGCCGGAATCTATTATTTCACACCGCGAGTGTGGCCGGAGCTGGACCGGGCCCAGGAGCTGGGTGTGTCCAGAATGCGCAACTTCCTGGGCCACCTCGTGGACGCGGGTTTCCGGCTGCACGGCCACCGGCTTCCCAAGACGGTGGACGTGGACCGTCCCGGGGACGTGAGGGCCGCCGAGGAGTACCTGGCCCTCTGGGAGCGCAAGGAATGA
- a CDS encoding flippase-like domain-containing protein, translating into MKRLEWLFLALGAGLFLLLLRQFGLVSLLNSLAGQGPLFLLVLIPTAVSYLLFCFAWWLALDPAARRELKFRYLFLVSIAGFSLNYMTPFIALGGEPLKMMLISRRLGKHRAVSSVIAYNALHVLSHMGVFIVALVLGFWLLELTPTRVVALGGGAAAAGLVAFALLTAHQGGLVERLFGWLGRQRLVKIRADRLASWQERLVRYDDSVTSFYRERRGSFWLALGADFLGRAIWAMEVMVMMANVGIWLNPLRTFFAHSVSSLMQVATFFVPYELGVKEGSFYLCLKWLEADPSYGIYLGVASRLRELIWIAGGLAIMAALGVRRMPKLAEAPEESRGGPMLRPAAPRPRGAEFGRKAARDEEPVLSEEAQ; encoded by the coding sequence GTGAAGCGCCTCGAGTGGCTCTTCCTGGCGCTGGGGGCGGGCCTGTTCCTGCTCCTGCTGCGGCAGTTCGGCCTGGTCTCACTGCTGAACTCGCTGGCCGGGCAGGGCCCGCTCTTCCTGCTGGTCCTCATCCCCACCGCCGTCTCCTACCTGCTGTTCTGCTTCGCGTGGTGGCTGGCGCTGGACCCCGCCGCCCGACGGGAGCTGAAGTTCCGCTACCTCTTCCTGGTCTCCATCGCCGGGTTCTCTCTCAATTACATGACGCCGTTCATCGCCCTGGGCGGCGAGCCGCTGAAGATGATGCTGATCTCGCGGCGGCTGGGAAAGCACCGCGCGGTGAGCTCGGTAATCGCCTACAACGCCCTGCACGTGCTGAGCCACATGGGCGTCTTCATCGTGGCGCTGGTCCTGGGCTTCTGGCTGCTCGAGCTCACGCCCACGCGCGTGGTGGCGCTCGGGGGCGGCGCGGCGGCGGCGGGCCTGGTGGCGTTCGCGCTGCTCACCGCCCACCAGGGCGGACTGGTGGAGCGGCTGTTCGGCTGGCTGGGCCGCCAGCGGCTGGTGAAGATCCGGGCCGACCGGCTGGCCTCGTGGCAGGAGCGCCTGGTGCGCTACGACGACAGCGTCACCAGCTTCTACCGCGAGCGCCGGGGCAGCTTCTGGCTGGCGCTGGGCGCGGACTTCCTGGGCCGGGCCATCTGGGCCATGGAAGTCATGGTGATGATGGCCAACGTGGGCATCTGGCTGAACCCGCTGCGCACCTTCTTCGCGCACTCGGTCAGCTCGCTGATGCAGGTGGCCACCTTCTTCGTGCCCTATGAACTGGGGGTGAAGGAAGGCAGCTTCTACCTGTGCCTCAAGTGGCTGGAGGCGGACCCCTCCTACGGGATCTACCTGGGGGTGGCATCCAGGCTGCGAGAGCTGATCTGGATCGCCGGCGGGCTGGCCATCATGGCCGCGCTGGGGGTGCGGCGCATGCCGAAACTGGCGGAAGCGCCCGAGGAATCCCGCGGCGGCCCGATGCTGCGCCCCGCAGCGCCACGGCCGCGGGGAGCGGAATTCGGCCGGAAGGCCGCCCGGGACGAGGAGCCGGTCCTGAGCGAGGAAGCCCAGTGA
- a CDS encoding ABC transporter permease, whose product MFEQLAAVQNRLKHSLLGVQNYVLFTARSLVLCVSPPFYWRDIYEQLHFVGWGSLYLVLLCAFFSGQALAIQLARELQNMGSETYLGKLMVVAVVRALGPTLTGLVVAARISSGITAELGAMKSSNQIDALTAFGTDPVRKLAVPRIWALLVMLPCLTLISDLLMLFGGQLISVYMARVSATTYWSMVRAYMTFANMTVGMVKPFLYALVIATVANYKGFTTRGGTRGVGKSTTESVVISSVSILVGDAVMTRFIFTLLGW is encoded by the coding sequence GTGTTCGAGCAGTTGGCGGCGGTCCAGAACCGCCTCAAGCACAGCCTGCTGGGCGTCCAGAACTACGTCCTGTTCACCGCGCGGTCGCTGGTCCTGTGCGTGTCGCCGCCCTTCTACTGGCGCGACATCTACGAGCAGCTGCACTTCGTCGGCTGGGGCTCGCTGTACCTGGTGCTGCTGTGCGCGTTCTTCTCGGGGCAGGCGCTGGCCATCCAGCTCGCGCGCGAACTTCAGAACATGGGCTCCGAGACCTACCTGGGCAAGCTCATGGTGGTGGCGGTGGTGCGCGCGCTGGGCCCCACGCTCACCGGGCTGGTGGTGGCGGCGCGGATTTCCTCGGGCATCACCGCCGAGCTGGGCGCCATGAAGAGCTCCAACCAGATCGATGCGCTCACCGCCTTCGGCACCGACCCGGTGCGCAAGCTGGCGGTGCCGCGGATATGGGCGCTGCTGGTCATGCTCCCCTGCCTCACGCTGATCTCGGACCTGCTGATGCTCTTCGGCGGGCAGCTGATCTCGGTGTACATGGCGCGGGTGTCGGCGACCACGTACTGGAGCATGGTCCGCGCCTACATGACCTTCGCCAACATGACGGTGGGCATGGTCAAGCCGTTCCTGTACGCGCTGGTCATCGCCACCGTGGCCAACTACAAGGGGTTCACCACCCGCGGTGGCACGCGCGGCGTGGGCAAGTCCACCACCGAGTCGGTGGTGATCTCCTCGGTCAGCATCCTCGTCGGGGACGCGGTGATGACCCGTTTCATCTTCACGCTGCTGGGGTGGTGA
- a CDS encoding ATP-binding cassette domain-containing protein, whose protein sequence is MIEFRDVHFRYGPLKVLDGVSFTVRAGTTRVVMGPSGTGKSTVLKLIVGLLRPESGSILVDGVDVARAGRDEVNSVRRKIGMVFQEGALFDSLTVGENVGYSFLERSRKSLQEVESEVRRYLSLVGLDPDILDHLPDQLSIGMQRRVAIARALAACNPTHMLYDEPTTGLDPITLETITDVIVNLQTQLKITSVVVTHQIPDALKLGTSFLVLSDGKVAFDGDAEQLAGCEEPFVMSFLEPFKKTLRDAFHSLHPEFGAEQGTLP, encoded by the coding sequence GTGATCGAGTTCCGCGACGTGCATTTCCGCTACGGCCCGCTGAAGGTGCTCGACGGCGTCAGCTTCACCGTGCGCGCCGGGACCACCCGCGTGGTGATGGGCCCGTCGGGCACCGGCAAGTCCACGGTGCTGAAGCTGATCGTGGGCCTGCTGCGGCCCGAGAGCGGCTCCATCCTGGTGGACGGCGTGGACGTGGCCCGCGCCGGTCGGGACGAGGTGAACTCGGTGCGCCGCAAGATCGGGATGGTGTTCCAGGAGGGCGCCCTGTTCGACTCGCTCACCGTGGGCGAGAACGTGGGCTACTCGTTCCTGGAGCGCAGCCGGAAGTCGCTGCAGGAGGTGGAGTCCGAAGTGCGCCGCTACCTCTCGCTGGTGGGGCTCGACCCGGACATCCTCGACCACCTTCCCGACCAGCTGAGCATCGGGATGCAGCGGCGCGTGGCCATCGCGCGGGCGCTGGCCGCCTGCAATCCCACGCACATGCTGTACGACGAGCCCACCACCGGGCTCGACCCGATCACGCTGGAGACGATCACCGACGTCATCGTGAACCTCCAGACCCAACTCAAGATCACCTCCGTGGTGGTCACCCACCAGATCCCCGACGCGCTCAAGCTGGGCACCAGCTTCCTGGTGCTGTCCGACGGGAAGGTGGCGTTCGACGGCGACGCCGAGCAGCTCGCGGGCTGCGAGGAACCATTCGTGATGAGCTTCCTGGAACCATTCAAGAAGACGCTGCGGGATGCGTTTCACAGCCTGCATCCCGAATTCGGCGCGGAACAGGGGACATTGCCATGA
- a CDS encoding amidohydrolase family protein — GDCLALQGFVQTHLHLCQTLFRGLADDLQLLDWLRERIFPLEAAHDAASLRAAARLGLCELTRSGTTAFMDMGTIQGTEVIAGEIAASGLRAVFGKALMDVNLMFPPLAEPTRDALEEAFALATRFHGTAGGRLRYAFTPRFVLSCTDELLRASFAMTRDFEHSRWHTHASENHGELDAVRARCGCGNVEHLDRLGTLSPVSCLAHCIHLEPAEVDALARTGAHVLHCPGSNLKLASGVADVPGLRARGIPVSLGCDGAACNNTLDMFSEMRLAALIQKPKHGPTAMPALEVLEMATLGGARALGWDSDIGSLRAGKSADAVFLDLGRGWNPLEAATAEAWAGAVVYSARPENVRAVLAGGEWLVRDGRPVRFDEAAEAAAARNQLRKVRARAGV; from the coding sequence TCGGGGATTGCCTGGCCCTGCAGGGATTCGTGCAGACCCACCTGCACCTGTGCCAGACGCTGTTCCGCGGTCTGGCCGACGACCTGCAGCTGCTCGACTGGCTGCGCGAGCGCATCTTCCCGCTGGAGGCCGCGCACGACGCGGCCTCGCTGCGCGCCGCGGCGCGCCTGGGCCTGTGCGAGCTCACGCGCTCCGGCACCACCGCGTTCATGGACATGGGCACCATCCAGGGCACCGAGGTGATCGCGGGGGAGATCGCCGCCTCGGGCCTGCGCGCGGTGTTCGGCAAGGCGCTGATGGATGTGAATCTCATGTTCCCGCCTCTGGCCGAGCCCACGCGCGACGCGCTGGAGGAGGCCTTCGCCCTGGCCACGCGCTTTCACGGCACCGCCGGGGGCCGGCTTCGGTACGCCTTCACCCCGCGCTTCGTGCTCTCGTGCACCGACGAGCTGCTGCGCGCCTCCTTCGCCATGACCCGCGACTTCGAGCACTCCCGCTGGCACACGCACGCCTCCGAGAACCACGGCGAGCTGGACGCGGTGCGCGCCCGCTGCGGCTGCGGCAACGTGGAGCACCTCGACCGGCTGGGCACGCTCTCGCCGGTGAGCTGCCTGGCGCACTGCATCCACCTGGAGCCCGCCGAGGTGGACGCCCTGGCGCGCACCGGGGCGCACGTGCTGCACTGCCCCGGCTCCAACCTCAAGCTGGCCTCGGGCGTGGCGGATGTGCCCGGGCTCCGCGCCCGCGGCATCCCGGTGTCGCTGGGCTGCGACGGCGCGGCGTGCAACAACACCCTGGACATGTTCTCCGAAATGCGCCTGGCGGCGCTGATCCAGAAGCCGAAGCACGGCCCCACCGCCATGCCGGCGCTGGAGGTGCTGGAGATGGCCACGCTGGGCGGCGCGCGCGCCCTGGGATGGGATTCCGACATCGGCAGCCTCCGGGCTGGGAAGTCGGCGGACGCGGTGTTCCTGGACCTGGGACGGGGCTGGAATCCGCTGGAGGCGGCCACCGCCGAGGCGTGGGCCGGCGCCGTGGTGTACTCGGCCCGGCCGGAGAATGTCCGCGCGGTGCTCGCCGGCGGCGAGTGGCTGGTGCGCGACGGCCGGCCGGTGCGCTTCGACGAGGCCGCCGAGGCGGCGGCCGCCCGGAATCAGCTCCGCAAAGTGCGCGCCCGCGCAGGGGTCTAG
- a CDS encoding Gfo/Idh/MocA family oxidoreductase: MIQGALFGAGNIAQRGHLQALDSDPALSSEMRITSCCDLAPANLEAVRSRWPAIRTYGSAGALWAAEKPDFVDICTPPDSHAALIREAASRNCHIFCEKPLCRSSAEAGELDAVLRDRPLVFLPGHQYHHAPPWRAVADAVRAGDIGELRFVEWTVWRKEANPGSAAWAPTWRTDPRVGGGGILMDHGAHVVYQLRSLLGDPLAVTALMQKLRPDPYPVEDTATVVFEYSRAVARLGFTWASPLREITNRLVGTRGEIRVSDDRIVLARGGEEQELKFGAGMSANSSHSEWFVPLFREFVARVKRRDHARDAWEEAVASLRTLEACYRSSAEGRTIRLPATEKATA, translated from the coding sequence GTGATCCAGGGCGCACTCTTCGGGGCCGGCAACATCGCGCAGCGTGGGCACTTGCAGGCCCTCGACTCCGATCCCGCGCTCTCCTCGGAGATGCGGATCACATCCTGCTGCGATCTGGCCCCTGCCAACCTCGAAGCCGTCCGCTCCCGGTGGCCGGCGATCCGCACCTATGGCTCGGCCGGAGCCCTGTGGGCCGCCGAAAAGCCGGACTTCGTGGACATCTGCACCCCACCGGACTCCCACGCGGCGCTCATCCGCGAGGCGGCGTCGCGGAATTGCCACATCTTCTGCGAGAAGCCGCTGTGCCGCTCCTCCGCCGAGGCCGGGGAGCTGGACGCGGTGCTGCGCGACCGGCCGCTCGTGTTCCTGCCCGGGCACCAGTATCACCACGCACCGCCATGGCGCGCGGTGGCCGACGCCGTGCGCGCGGGCGACATCGGCGAGCTGCGCTTCGTGGAGTGGACGGTGTGGCGCAAGGAGGCCAACCCCGGCAGCGCCGCGTGGGCGCCCACGTGGCGCACCGACCCGCGGGTGGGCGGCGGCGGAATCCTGATGGACCACGGCGCGCACGTCGTCTACCAGCTGCGTTCGCTGCTGGGCGACCCGCTGGCGGTGACCGCGCTGATGCAGAAGCTGCGGCCCGATCCCTACCCGGTGGAGGACACCGCCACGGTGGTGTTCGAGTACTCCCGGGCGGTGGCGCGGCTGGGGTTCACGTGGGCCTCGCCGCTGCGCGAGATCACCAACCGGCTGGTGGGCACCCGGGGCGAGATCCGCGTCTCCGATGATCGCATCGTGCTGGCCCGCGGCGGCGAGGAGCAGGAACTGAAGTTCGGCGCCGGCATGTCGGCGAACTCGTCGCACTCCGAGTGGTTCGTGCCGCTGTTCCGCGAGTTCGTGGCGCGCGTGAAGCGTCGCGACCACGCGCGGGACGCGTGGGAGGAGGCCGTGGCCTCGCTGCGCACGCTGGAGGCCTGCTACCGCTCGTCCGCCGAGGGGCGCACCATCCGGCTGCCCGCCACCGAGAAGGCGACCGCGTGA
- a CDS encoding HDOD domain-containing protein has translation MSVLIVPREQLVRQVKGLPPLPHTMMRVWQVIDNPASNSTTLAEAICADPSLVATLLKLANSASYGRSRGIQTIPEAITLLGFNVIKKMCMGTIVQVGLMSQGGASRVFDSVLFWRHCVGTGLAAEAIAEIQGLKIGDLAFSHGLLHDLGVLALDRCLPPDAAEHFAEEIAAGRRLMDVEFEAIGTTHPELGAELAAEWNFPTSLQDVILHHAEPRLEPGRELEVLVGLACMLTDQQEYCQCRDSAGAFEDARKFLGLSSEQINQARQVVMHRLVALAEAFEI, from the coding sequence GTGAGCGTCCTGATCGTGCCTCGCGAACAGCTGGTGCGGCAGGTCAAGGGCCTGCCCCCGCTGCCGCACACGATGATGCGGGTGTGGCAGGTGATCGACAACCCGGCTTCCAACTCCACCACGCTGGCCGAGGCCATCTGCGCCGATCCCTCGCTGGTCGCGACCCTGCTGAAGCTCGCGAACTCGGCGAGCTACGGCCGCAGCCGGGGGATCCAGACGATTCCCGAGGCGATCACGCTCCTGGGGTTCAACGTCATCAAGAAGATGTGCATGGGCACCATCGTTCAGGTGGGCCTGATGTCCCAGGGAGGCGCGTCGCGCGTGTTCGACAGCGTGCTCTTCTGGCGGCACTGCGTGGGCACCGGGCTGGCGGCCGAGGCCATCGCCGAGATCCAGGGGCTGAAGATCGGGGACCTGGCGTTCTCGCACGGCCTGCTGCACGACCTCGGGGTGCTGGCCCTCGACCGGTGCCTTCCGCCGGACGCGGCCGAGCACTTCGCCGAGGAGATCGCCGCGGGACGCCGCCTGATGGACGTGGAGTTCGAGGCCATCGGAACCACCCATCCCGAGCTCGGGGCGGAGCTGGCCGCGGAATGGAACTTCCCGACCAGCCTGCAGGATGTGATCCTGCACCACGCCGAGCCGCGGCTGGAGCCGGGCCGCGAGCTGGAGGTGCTGGTGGGACTGGCCTGCATGCTCACCGACCAGCAGGAGTACTGCCAGTGCCGCGACAGCGCGGGCGCCTTCGAGGACGCCCGCAAGTTCCTGGGGCTGAGCAGCGAGCAGATCAACCAGGCGCGCCAGGTGGTGATGCACCGGCTGGTGGCGCTGGCGGAGGCATTCGAGATCTAG
- a CDS encoding CDP-alcohol phosphatidyltransferase family protein has protein sequence MSLKRLRSELESRQVFKAWEIEENLDRYFFRPVAVVFTAAFLPMRVTPDQVSVAGMLIGMGAAFLMFSPSVPVLATCVALLWIAEVMDAADGQLARLRKEPSRYGRIVDGVCSMLMFVVIYSVLGWGLVSQTGEWMWGALAFLALASHSLQSALYDFYRTEYIRIVKKREALDPDSPEALARARRTGADGAGAGRGLVLGLYEHYAARQVWTTPTYQPLLRAIQAHFPDGPVSEHFAAAYGERQRRMVRWWNYLGPNAHLVLLSASVLLRRPEWYLWANVLLLNVYALALTWTQRGASERLIQDLSREEPDPRPVPVRGGAMAEAK, from the coding sequence GTGAGCCTGAAGCGCCTTCGGTCGGAGCTGGAGTCGCGCCAGGTGTTCAAGGCCTGGGAGATCGAGGAGAACCTCGATCGCTATTTCTTCCGGCCCGTGGCGGTGGTGTTCACCGCCGCCTTCCTCCCGATGCGCGTGACCCCCGACCAGGTCAGCGTGGCCGGGATGCTGATCGGCATGGGGGCCGCCTTCCTGATGTTCTCCCCTTCGGTGCCGGTCCTCGCGACGTGCGTGGCGCTGCTCTGGATCGCCGAGGTGATGGATGCAGCCGACGGCCAGCTTGCCCGCCTCCGGAAGGAGCCCTCCCGCTACGGCCGGATCGTGGACGGCGTGTGCAGCATGCTGATGTTCGTGGTGATCTACTCGGTGCTGGGGTGGGGACTGGTGTCGCAGACGGGAGAGTGGATGTGGGGCGCCCTGGCGTTCCTGGCGCTGGCCTCGCACTCGCTGCAGAGCGCGCTGTACGACTTCTATCGCACCGAGTACATCCGCATCGTGAAGAAGCGCGAGGCGCTCGACCCGGACTCGCCCGAGGCGCTGGCGCGGGCGCGCAGGACCGGGGCGGATGGCGCGGGCGCGGGCCGGGGCCTGGTGCTGGGCCTCTACGAGCACTACGCCGCCCGCCAGGTCTGGACCACGCCCACCTACCAGCCGCTGCTGCGCGCCATCCAGGCCCACTTCCCGGACGGTCCCGTCTCGGAGCACTTCGCCGCGGCCTACGGCGAACGCCAGCGCCGCATGGTGCGCTGGTGGAACTACCTCGGCCCCAACGCCCACCTGGTGCTGCTGTCCGCGTCGGTGCTGCTGCGTCGCCCGGAATGGTACCTGTGGGCCAACGTGCTGCTGCTGAACGTGTACGCGCTGGCGCTGACGTGGACCCAGCGCGGTGCGTCCGAGCGGCTGATCCAGGACCTTTCGCGGGAGGAGCCCGACCCCCGCCCGGTGCCGGTGCGCGGCGGGGCGATGGCCGAAGCGAAATGA
- a CDS encoding HAD family hydrolase, translating to MTASRWEAVLFDFGGTLDGDGIHWSRRFDAAFRAQGLEYPATALDPAFRAAEDAINADASVAGLNLHASLRMECGLMLAHLGFPDPAPADRAAAFLLAETRDHLDRNSRVLESLRGRARVAILSNFTGNLELILREEGLLPLVDAVCDSAVVGLRKPDPDFFLHALGRLGATPAGAIMVGDSVDMDLRPARALGMATAWVRGPVQRRTDFRPDFTLGSARDFLAVWDGGI from the coding sequence ATGACCGCCTCCCGCTGGGAGGCGGTGCTGTTCGACTTCGGGGGCACCCTGGACGGCGACGGCATCCACTGGAGCCGCCGCTTCGACGCCGCCTTCCGCGCCCAGGGCCTGGAGTACCCCGCCACCGCCCTGGACCCCGCCTTCCGCGCCGCCGAGGACGCGATCAACGCCGACGCCTCGGTGGCGGGGCTCAACCTCCACGCCTCGCTGCGCATGGAATGCGGCCTGATGCTGGCCCACCTGGGCTTCCCCGACCCGGCCCCGGCCGACCGGGCGGCCGCGTTCCTGCTGGCGGAGACCCGGGACCATCTCGACCGCAATTCCAGGGTCCTGGAATCCCTCCGGGGCCGGGCCCGCGTGGCGATCCTCTCCAACTTCACCGGCAACCTGGAGTTGATCCTGCGCGAGGAGGGGCTGCTGCCCCTGGTGGACGCGGTGTGCGACTCGGCCGTGGTGGGGCTGCGCAAGCCCGACCCGGACTTCTTCCTGCATGCGCTGGGCCGGCTGGGGGCGACGCCGGCGGGTGCGATCATGGTGGGGGACTCGGTGGACATGGACCTGCGCCCGGCCCGGGCCCTGGGAATGGCCACGGCCTGGGTGCGCGGCCCGGTCCAACGCCGGACAGATTTCCGGCCGGACTTCACCCTGGGCAGCGCCCGGGACTTCCTGGCCGTGTGGGATGGTGGGATTTGA